From a single Xiphophorus maculatus strain JP 163 A chromosome 5, X_maculatus-5.0-male, whole genome shotgun sequence genomic region:
- the ddx39a gene encoding ATP-dependent RNA helicase DDX39A, which produces MAENDVDNELLDYEEDDEPQGLPESGTPASKKEVKGSYVSIHSSGFRDFLLKPELLRAIVDCGFEHPSEVQHECIPQAILGMDILCQAKSGMGKTAVFVLATLQQIEPVDGQVSVLVMCHIRELAFQISKEYERFSKYMPNVKVSVFFGGLAIKKDEDVLKKNCPHIVVGTPGRTLALIRNKTLSVKNIKHFVLDECDKMLEQLDMRRDVQEIFRLTPHEKQVMMFSATLSKEIRPVCRKFMQDPMEVFVDDETKLTLHGLQQYYCKLKDSEKNRKLFDLLDVLEFNQVVIFVKSVNRCVALSQLLVEQNFPAIAIHRGMGQEERLSRYQQFKDFQRRILVATNLFGRGMDIERVNIVFNYDMPEDSDTYLHRVARAGRFGTKGLAITFVSDETDAKTLNEVQDRFEVNVAELPDEIDISSYIEQSR; this is translated from the exons ATGGCAGAGAATGACGTTGATAATGAACTTCTGGACTATGAGGAGGACGATGAGCCCCAGGGACTCCCAGAAAGCGGCACCCCTGCCAGCAAGAAGGAGGTGAAAGGTTCCTATGTATCCATTCACAGCTCGGGCTTCAGAGACTTCCTCCTTAAACCAGAGCTGCTCCGCGCCATTGTTGACTGCGGTTTTGAGCATCCTTCAGAAG ttCAACATGAGTGCATTCCTCAAGCTATTCTTGGTATGGATATTCTCTGCCAGGCAAAGTCTGGTATGGGAAAGACGGCTGTGTTTGTGTTAGCCACATTGCAGCAGATTGAACCTGTGGATGGCCAG GTGTCTGTTCTTGTGATGTGCCACATACGGGAATTGGCCTTCCAGATTAGCAAAGAGTACGAGCGCTTCTCCAAGTACATGCCCAACGTCAAGGTGTCTGTGTTCTTTGGCGGCCTGGCCATCAAGAAGGACGAGGACGTCCTGAAGAAGAACTGCCCTCACATCGTTGTAGGAACTCCAGGTCGTACGCTGGCCCTCATTCGTAACAAGACTCTGAGTGTGAAGAACATCAAACACTTTGTGCTCGACGAGTGCGATAAGATGCTGGAGCAGCTGG ACATGAGGCGTGATGTGCAGGAGATCTTCAGACTGACACCTCATGAGAAACAAGTTATGATGTTCAGCGCAACGCTAAGCAAGGAGATCCGCCCCGTCTGCCGCAAGTTCATGCAGGAT CCCATGGAAGTATTTGTGGACGATGAGACTAAACTGACACTGCATGGCTTACAGCAGTACTACTGCAAGCTGAAGGACAGCGAGAAGAACAGGAAGCTGTTTGACCTTCTCGATGTGCTTGAGTTCAACCAG GTGGTGATCTTTGTGAAGTCTGTGAATCGTTGCGTTGCCCTGTCTCAGCTGCTGGTGGAGCAGAACTTCCCTGCTATAGCAATCCACCGGGGGATGGGACAGGAGGAGAG GTTATCCCGGTACCAGCAGTTTAAAGACTTCCAGAGGCGGATTCTGGTTGCCACTAACCTGTTTGGCCGAGGAATGGACATCGAGAGAGTCAACATAGTCTTCAACTATGACATGCCCGAGGATTCTGACACATACCTCCACAGA gtGGCCCGTGCAGGCAGGTTTGGAACCAAAGGCCTGGCCATCACCTTTGTTTCAGATGAGACTGACGCTAAGACCCTGAATGAAGTCCAGGACCGCTTCGAGGTCAACGTAGCTGAGCTGCCAGACGAGATCGACATCTCCTCCTACA TTGAACAGTCCAGATGA
- the LOC102231924 gene encoding protein CYR61-like isoform X2, which translates to MTFLTYVTLMTTVAMTQVSASCPAVCECPAQPPACPPGVSTVPDSCGCCKVCAAQLNEDCGHTKPCDHHKGLECNYGNDVTVAWGVCRAKSEGRTCEYNNRIYQNGEIFHAGCKDQCSCIDGAVGCTSLCSNKLPAASPACPFPRLVRIPGQCCFSVDCHKDTWLLPPKYRHLPRPWYHAVPQGDQNELILDDGITHIKTNSWENRQGYKHMPVWGTRKEKKCPVQTTEWSQCSRSCGMGISSRITNENLQCKLEKETRICTIRPCRSQTVPAKKGKHCSPTQKAPEPVRLSYGECQSARLYRPNYCGVCTNGRCCSPRRTRTVPVTFVCPDGERFQKPTMFIQSCKCSRDCDHLNEAALPPQHWMYGDTHKFID; encoded by the exons ATGACGTTTCTGACCTACGTGACTCTAATGACAACAGTCGCCATGACACAG GTGTCTGCTAGCTGCCCAGCTGTGTGTGAATGCCCTGCACAGCCCCCTGCTTGCCCTCCAGGCGTAAGCACCGTGCCAGACAGCTGTGGCTGCTGCAAGGTGTGCGCTGCACAGCTTAACGAAGACTGCGGCCACACGAAGCCCTGCGACCACCACAAAGGACTGGAGTGCAATTATGGCAACGACGTGACAGTGGCCTGGGGCGTCTGTCGAG CAAAATCAGAGGGACGTACATGCGAGTACAATAACAGGATCTACCAGAATGGAGAGATCTTCCATGCAGGCTGCAAGGACCAGTGTTCCTGCATAGACGGAGCCGTCGGCTGCACGTCGCTCTGCAGCAACAAGCTGCCCGCTGCTTCACCGGCCTGCCCCTTCCCTCGACTGGTCAGGATCCCGGGCCAGTGCTGCTTCAGTGTGGACTGCCACAAGGACACCTGGCTTCTTCCACCTAAGTaccgg CATCTGCCCAGACCTTGGTACCATGCAGTGCCGCAAGGGGATCAGAATGAGCTGATCCTGGATGATGGCATCACACACATCAAGACAAACAGCTGGGAAAACCGACAGGGCTACAAACACATGCCTG tGTGGGGCACCAGGAAGGAGAAAAAGTGTCCAGTCCAAACCACTGAGTGGTCCCAGTGCTCACGCAGCTGCGGCATGGGCATCTCCTCTCGTATCACCAACGAGAACCTGCAGTGCAAACTGGAGAAGGAAACGAGAATCTGCACCATACGGCCGTGCCGCAGTCAGACGGTCCCAGCCAAG aaaGGTAAGCACTGCTCCCCAACGCAGAAAGCCCCAGAGCCCGTCCGCCTTTCCTACGGAGAATGTCAAAGCGCTCGTCTCTACCGACCAAACTACTGCGGTGTGTGTACGAACGGCCGCTGCTGCTCGCCGCGCCGTACGCGCACCGTGCCTGTGACTTTTGTCTGCCCGGACGGCGAGCGCTTCCAGAAGCCGACCATGTTCATCCAGTCATGTAAATGCAGCCGTGACTGCGACCACCTCAATGAAGCGGCGCTCCCTCCACAGCACTGGATGTACGGCGACACACACAAATTTATTGATTAG
- the LOC102231924 gene encoding protein CYR61-like isoform X1: MTFLTYVTLMTTVAMTQVSASCPAVCECPAQPPACPPGVSTVPDSCGCCKVCAAQLNEDCGHTKPCDHHKGLECNYGNDVTVAWGVCRAKSEGRTCEYNNRIYQNGEIFHAGCKDQCSCIDGAVGCTSLCSNKLPAASPACPFPRLVRIPGQCCFSVDCHKDTWLLPPKYRIPPLQQHLPRPWYHAVPQGDQNELILDDGITHIKTNSWENRQGYKHMPVWGTRKEKKCPVQTTEWSQCSRSCGMGISSRITNENLQCKLEKETRICTIRPCRSQTVPAKKGKHCSPTQKAPEPVRLSYGECQSARLYRPNYCGVCTNGRCCSPRRTRTVPVTFVCPDGERFQKPTMFIQSCKCSRDCDHLNEAALPPQHWMYGDTHKFID; the protein is encoded by the exons ATGACGTTTCTGACCTACGTGACTCTAATGACAACAGTCGCCATGACACAG GTGTCTGCTAGCTGCCCAGCTGTGTGTGAATGCCCTGCACAGCCCCCTGCTTGCCCTCCAGGCGTAAGCACCGTGCCAGACAGCTGTGGCTGCTGCAAGGTGTGCGCTGCACAGCTTAACGAAGACTGCGGCCACACGAAGCCCTGCGACCACCACAAAGGACTGGAGTGCAATTATGGCAACGACGTGACAGTGGCCTGGGGCGTCTGTCGAG CAAAATCAGAGGGACGTACATGCGAGTACAATAACAGGATCTACCAGAATGGAGAGATCTTCCATGCAGGCTGCAAGGACCAGTGTTCCTGCATAGACGGAGCCGTCGGCTGCACGTCGCTCTGCAGCAACAAGCTGCCCGCTGCTTCACCGGCCTGCCCCTTCCCTCGACTGGTCAGGATCCCGGGCCAGTGCTGCTTCAGTGTGGACTGCCACAAGGACACCTGGCTTCTTCCACCTAAGTaccgg ATCCCTCCTTTACAACAGCATCTGCCCAGACCTTGGTACCATGCAGTGCCGCAAGGGGATCAGAATGAGCTGATCCTGGATGATGGCATCACACACATCAAGACAAACAGCTGGGAAAACCGACAGGGCTACAAACACATGCCTG tGTGGGGCACCAGGAAGGAGAAAAAGTGTCCAGTCCAAACCACTGAGTGGTCCCAGTGCTCACGCAGCTGCGGCATGGGCATCTCCTCTCGTATCACCAACGAGAACCTGCAGTGCAAACTGGAGAAGGAAACGAGAATCTGCACCATACGGCCGTGCCGCAGTCAGACGGTCCCAGCCAAG aaaGGTAAGCACTGCTCCCCAACGCAGAAAGCCCCAGAGCCCGTCCGCCTTTCCTACGGAGAATGTCAAAGCGCTCGTCTCTACCGACCAAACTACTGCGGTGTGTGTACGAACGGCCGCTGCTGCTCGCCGCGCCGTACGCGCACCGTGCCTGTGACTTTTGTCTGCCCGGACGGCGAGCGCTTCCAGAAGCCGACCATGTTCATCCAGTCATGTAAATGCAGCCGTGACTGCGACCACCTCAATGAAGCGGCGCTCCCTCCACAGCACTGGATGTACGGCGACACACACAAATTTATTGATTAG